The Bicyclus anynana chromosome 3, ilBicAnyn1.1, whole genome shotgun sequence genome has a window encoding:
- the LOC112047513 gene encoding uncharacterized protein LOC112047513: protein MADEPNTISENINSTAVMEEKQCEPVIRDEKSNDSDANSEYLSCNDEQTNTNSNCSPFYESSDCKIDYAVKLDDNDTLSDIDDIKTDTASADSEDSALGSLPPDGSLNYREEYTQDRSDGSDSGLGSEIPDDVKQPSFNLSLPSEKESCPIPDEDDIDLNSLSKRNHQENIDQNAIATPKPTDKPQKSSLKRKNDETPENEVPQKRKKNSIQFDSVTVFYFPRSQGFSCVPSQGGSTLGMEWEHSHIQKFSLPEHALEQRRLHRQVLQQLKSERHLLQGVSLSSSEDSDTEEEASDISESELDLDSYYFLQPVPTKQRRALLRAAGVRKIEGYEKDECRDIRTSREFCGCACKGACNPDNCSCSLAGIKCQVDRLNFPCGCTREGCCNTSGRVEFNPMRVRTHFINTLMRVGLERKSEENQEAAKRKWAEAHHSSCVSNSYKKENCHSHHEEPCNNSLQKLGIETCSGNYDSVTHINPCNNTQTVNDTTFSFRNEVVDHRSLKTNMLGFENKSDHHAHNPYTSNILQAKPPYTPGNTMEFNTLPNNMPRYTCDLNYSYDQVHNENHQFKGLQNISASCFEEFAHNSQMSMLHQYGHMYDYMHKPSTSMPDHSTVQYQAMPHHYEMYKNTPECVNTENKAETHYTTLLTMPYQQSDKMQTVENDENWFSHNTLLNLDHSVQVPQDAPAVQPQATVSQTDGENSDTTENFGELIKNSMVESVTV, encoded by the coding sequence ATGGCGGACGAGCCCAACACAATATCTGAAAATATAAACTCCACAGCTGTAATGGAGGAAAAGCAATGTGAACCTGTGATAAGAGACGAGAAAAGTAATGACAGTGATGCTAACAGTGAATATCTTAGTTGTAATGATGAACAAACTAATACAAATAGTAATTGTTCTCCGTTTTATGAGAGCAGTGATTGTAAAATAGATTATGCTGTTAAGTTAGATGACAATGATACATTAAGTGATATTGATGACATTAAAACAGATACCGCGTCAGCAGACAGTGAAGACTCTGCACTTGGCAGTCTTCCGCCTGATGGTTCGCTTAACTACAGAGAAGAATATACCCAGGACCGGTCTGATGGCAGTGACTCAGGACTTGGATCTGAAATTCCAGATGATGTAAAACAACCAAGCTTTAATTTATCACTACCAAGTGAAAAGGAAAGCTGTCCGATTCCAGATGAAGACGATATTGATCTAAATTCTTTATCCAAACGAAACCATCAGGAAAATATAGACCAGAATGCTATTGCTACACCTAAACCTACTGATAAACCACAAAAAAGTagtcttaaaagaaaaaatgacGAGACACCAGAAAACGAAGTCCCacaaaaaaggaaaaagaaTAGTATACAATTTGACAGTGTTACAGTCTTTTATTTTCCTAGATCCCAAGGATTTTCTTGTGTTCCCTCACAAGGAGGTTCTACATTAGGGATGGAATGGGAACATAGTCATATACAGAAATTTTCCTTACCAGAGCATGCACTGGAACAAAGACGACTGCACAGGCAAGTTTTACAACAGTTAAAAAGTGAACGTCATTTGTTGCAAGGGGTGTCACTTTCATCAAGTGAAGATAGCGATACGGAAGAGGAAGCCAGTGACATATCTGAATCAGAATTAGATTTGgacagttattattttttgcaaCCTGTACCTACAAAACAAAGGAGAGCGTTACTAAGAGCAGCAGGAGTTAGAAAAATTGAAGGTTATGAGAAGGATGAATGTCGGGATATTCGGACATCTCGTGAATTTTGTGGATGTGCTTGCAAAGGTGCATGCAATCCAGATAACTGTTCATGTAGTTTGGCTGGCATTAAATGTCAAGTGGATAGATTAAACTTTCCATGTGGATGCACAAGAGAAGGCTGCTGTAACACTTCTGGAAGGGTAGAGTTCAACCCCATGAGGGTGAGAACTCATTTTATTAATACTCTTATGAGAGTAGGGCTTGAGAGGAAGAGTGAAGAAAATCAGGAGGCTGCTAAAAGAAAATGGGCTGAGGCCCACCATTCATCGTGTGTATCTaattcatataaaaaagaaaattgccATAGTCACCATGAAGAACCATGTAACAATAGCCTACAGAAATTAGGAATAGAAACATGTTCAGGCAACTATGACAGTGTTACCCATATTAACCCTTGTAATAACACTCAAACTGTAAATGACACAACATTTTCATTTAGAAATGAAGTTGTAGATCATAgaagtttaaaaacaaacatgctGGGCTTTGAAAACAAATCTGATCATCATGCACACAACCCTTACACATCCAATATCCTGCAAGCGAAACCACCTTATACACCTGGAAATACAATGGAGTTCAACACATTACCAAACAACATGCCAAGATATACATGTGATCTCAATTATTCCTATGACCAGGTACATAATGAAAACCATCAATTCAAAGGTTTACAAAACATATCAGCATCATGTTTTGAGGAGTTTGCTCACAACTCTCAAATGTCTATGCTTCACCAATACGGGCATATGTATGATTATATGCATAAACCTAGCACAAGCATGCCGGACCACAGCACTGTGCAGTACCAAGCAATGCCACACCATTatgaaatgtacaaaaataccccAGAATGTGTAAATACTGAGAACAAAGCTGAAACTCATTACACAACTTTACTTACTATGCCATATCAGCAAAGCGATAAAATGCAAACTGTGGAGAATGATGAAAACTGGTTTAGCCACAACACCCTCTTGAACTTGGACCACTCAGTTCAGGTACCTCAAGATGCACCTGCAGTACAACCTCAGGCTACTGTGAGTCAAACGGATGGTGAAAATAGTGACACTACTGAAAACTTTGGTGAACTTATAAAAAACTCAATGGTAGAATCTGTTACAGTGTAG